A region of the Arachis hypogaea cultivar Tifrunner chromosome 15, arahy.Tifrunner.gnm2.J5K5, whole genome shotgun sequence genome:
TTTTTGATTGGGCAATTGTTTCTAAGGAGCTTTGTAGGTCAAGTTGAAGTCACATCCCCTCTACGTTTTATACGTTTGTCCAAAAATATTCGAAGTGGAGCATATAATGAGAtcgaatttcctcaatttaggttcaattttgaaaaattcgtGCCAACCTTGAAGATGCAATTCAAAGATTggtactatatttaaattttttttctcttaagctttttgtattaaaaataattttataacatattgtatTTTTTTCAGAAACTACCGGTCTTTTGGTGCATTAATGCAATGCCATTAAAGAGAATAAAAGTCAATTTAGTTTGACAATTTTAACAAGAAGATAGTCTAAATTTGTACCGATTCTAAGTATTCGATCTTATGATGTTATTTCGGTTGGTTGGTAAGAGTTATAATCTATATGTATCTAAGgattagaatagattaaatattaattaaataatttagttctaatattagtagttgattaaattaattttagagaaatttaaattgttgtctcaatttatatattatgactattctttatggatatgttatttttaaactttttaatatgattttttttttaagtttgttttcttttttgatatatgtatcaccatttttttttgtattttagattagtaatgcaattattaagagaaatataattcatcaataaattagaatgattaaaaatttaattatgattaaCTAATATCTGTTTTGGACACAAGATTGACTAATTAAGATTAAGGtgtgaaaaaagaaagagagtcaCAATACGTAATTTTGCTTTCTtgctaatatataaaaatacgtgaaagaaaaaaattaaaatatcaccatttaaaaaaaattgttaatcataCATATGAAAAGGGATTGGGGAATATGTAtagatataaaaaatgaaaaattattactcgattgtagaataaaaaataatcatatatttataaaaaaataatcataacaaaaaaataattagcatatgtgacttaaatttttatatgtacaattaatatatatatatatataaactacgtAAAGAagtatttagaattatttaaaacaataaatatattctaaaaataaaaaaattattaactaaacaaaatatatatatatacggaaATTAGTATGATTTATGAATATTATTACGCATATGATGGTATTAATGGAATAACAAAATCACTATAATTATTGTaggctaaaaaattatttataataaaaaaattaaaaaataattaatatatatgactTAATATATGTGTACTTaaataagaaaagatttaaaattatttaaacaaaataaataaatatatcctaCGAATAAAAAAACCATTGACTAATCGATTAATATATATtggtagtataaataaaaaatcattaaataaaaaagaaatagtatgtttttaattttgggaataaaacataaataattataatataataatttgtttaattattaatatttataattattattttaaatcataaatttagagaaaaaaaaagtagattaaCAAAAATGATTAATAACTATATTAGAGTTGATACACATAatactagattaagaaaaaataaacgcAATTactacaatttaaattaattttaataaaataatttaaaattataattttaaacttATCACGTGCATAGTACGAATTATTGAACAATTTATTATCATATACATGACACGGATTATTAAACAATTTCTCATgtgtttttttttccaaaataaagatactatttttacttataattattattctttttcaactctttcatttaaacactaatattatttattaatttttttatttttattcctcacATTTATTAAAAATTCCTTTTCAATAATTTAGGTATTAATTGTCGTTATTTAATTAACTTAGTTTAGGTAtttacttattaaaattttaagtattaATTATACCTCAATTACGGTATTAAGACTTTGAacataatttcaatttaattttggacaatatcaaatatatatatatatatatatatgatattttaggGGGCAATTTACGCaaataaaatgaatgagtaaAACCTTTACGCAAATACAACATTGGCAATTTTCAGACGCAAATGCAATAAACGCAACTGTATATaatccgctacaccctgtagcAAAACTCAATTGCACGTAATCCGCTACAGGGTACCGCGGATTACGTTGAGGGCTGCATTactcataaaccgctacaccctgtTGCGGTTTATGCTCATATGGTGCTACACTCATAATCCGCTACACCCTCTAGCGGATTATGAACAATGTGGAAGCTTGGGAAGATGCCTATATATACCCAACAAGTTGTGTAGAGTGTCATTCTCATTCATTCATAACTTGAGGAATGGAGAGTGAAGAGAGCTTTTTGGTGTTAGTGCATCAttctggaaaaataaaaaagagtaagaGACACGGTGTGAAGTTTACAGACAGAGAACCGCTGAGTATTTTTGTTAGGTCGTCTGATACAATGTTGGATCTGAAGAGCAGCATACTGCAGAAGTTGGCCTCGGGTGGCACAAAGTGGGTGAAGAAGCTGTTCTACAAGATCCCTATTGCGGTTGTGTCAACCGGCGTGTAATATGAAATGTTCGTGTTACGAACAGATGAAGATATGCAGGTGTTGTTTCATTATCGTCAGAGTTTTTCAGAAGTGAGGATACATGAGTTGTTTGCGAAGATGGAACATGGGATCGATAGTTCTGGTGCATCCGCTCCAAACCCCCAGTCCACCACGATGGGGGTGCCTCCACCTCGATACCCGTCGTTGCACCTGAGTGTTTGTTGGAGTATCGGCCAGCCGGTCCAGTTGGGGCATTCACCTCAACTCATCCATCTCCAGATGTAGGACATGAAGGGGAACCGGATCGGGTGGAAAATGCTATGCTAGAGAATGATTCCGACGAAGAGCCTACTGACATTGGAGGGGACAGCGATGATGAAATTCCGACAAACCCTGCAACATGTCAACCACCGTTAAGTGCCGGCACACATGAGCAACCTGCACATTATTCTACCCTGGATCTGGGAGCCATCAACCAACCGGCGGTATCAGCACCAACCTTTGGGGGTCAAGGCTTGCACGAGAAAAATTCTGTAGCTGAATTTCAAGTTGGCCAATCTTTCCATAGTAAGGAGGAAGCTATGCTTACTGTAAAGGATTACAGCATTCGGCGCGGTGTTGAGTATAGAGTGATGGAGTCAGATCATCTTAAGTACCATGGGAGATGCAAGGAGTTTGGGAAGGGTTGCACATAGATGATTCGCATCAGCCTTCGAGCACGGAAGGGAACCTGGGAGGTTTGGCGGTACAATGGACTACACACATGCTTGGCTACATCGATTATCACATGATTTGTGCGAAGATCTTTTCTCTGGTTCGAGCCAATGCGGCGGTATCGATAAAGGTGTTGTAAGAAGCTACCGAAGGAACGTACGGGTTCAAGCCAACTTACAGGAATACGTGGTTGGCAAAATAGAAGGCGGTAGCACAGATATACGAGGACTGGGAAGAGTCCTACGCCGAGCTACCTTGTTGGATCCTTGGTGTTCAGTCCACCATAGAGGGGACGGTTACGTTGAAGACATCTCCGGTTCGCGTTGGTGATGACGTGGATGACTCAATCGTGTACTTTCATCGTCTTTTCTGGACGTTTCCTCCTTGTGTTGAAGCTTTCCGACATTGCAAGCCATTGGTAAGCATAGACGGTACTcatctgtatggcaagtatggaggGACTTTGCTCCTGGCCATCACTCAAGATGGGAACTCCAACATCTTGCCTGTTGCTTTCAGTCTTGTGGAGGGGGAAAATGCCGAGTCTTGGTCTTTCTTCCTGACCAACCTGCAGCAACATGTGACTCCGCAACAGGGGATACTGGTCATCTCAGATAGGCACAATGGCATCAAGGCTGCACTAGAGAACCCAAATAAAGGGTGGTTACCCCCGCATGCGTACCGAGCATTTTGTATTCAGCATGTTGTAACTAACTTCACACTCAGTTTCAAGGGCACGGATGCAAAGCGTTTGCTTGTGAATGCTGCTTATGCGAAGACTGAGGCAGAGTTTCACTATTGGTTTGATATAATGCGGACTGAGAATCTGGCAATGTATGATTGGGCGAACAGAATAGAATACGATAAGTGGACTCAGCACCAGGATGGTAGCAGACGGttcggtcacatgacgaccaATATATCTGAGTGTGTTAATTCTGTTCTGAAGGTACATGGAATCTTCCGGTTACTGCCCTAGTAAAGTCCACATATGGTCGGCTAGCGGAGTTGTTCGTGATTCGTGGTCAGACGGCAGAGGCCCAATTGGCCAGCGGTGCCAAGTTTT
Encoded here:
- the LOC112748530 gene encoding uncharacterized protein, with protein sequence MDYTHAWLHRLSHDLCEDLFSGSSQCGGIDKGVVRSYRRNKAVAQIYEDWEESYAELPCWILGVQSTIEGTVTLKTSPVRVGDDVDDSIVYFHRLFWTFPPCVEAFRHCKPLVSIDGTHLYGKYGGTLLLAITQDGNSNILPVAFSLVEGENAESWSFFLTNLQQHVTPQQGILVISDRHNGIKAALENPNKGWLPPHAYRAFCIQHVVTNFTLSFKGTDAKRLLVNAAYAKTEAEFHYWFDIMRTENLAMYDWANRIEYDKWTQHQDGTWNLPVTALVKSTYGRLAELFVIRGQTAEAQLASGAKFCQSFMKAMEHNLKDSRCFIVTLFDRHQSEYTVAETTPIGSFSLGTYPSRLDWSIYVDEVYTMQKVFRVYQMGFVPPIPEGLWPPYDGPTIIPDPSLRRCRDWRPRSTRIRNNIDEADPN